The proteins below are encoded in one region of Levilactobacillus namurensis:
- a CDS encoding helix-turn-helix domain-containing protein, translating to MTHHFYETCAYFTAARYMRTAESLATQVFRPTGMKPAYAYIMLALEDRHPQTVTDLATTLGYDRSSIYRMIQRLAQRDLVQMTTIGKAATIDLLPASADFLRTANQCLTTWGRLTDTRLGPDKAAMTHLLTVNNAKLRS from the coding sequence ATGACTCATCATTTTTACGAAACCTGTGCTTACTTTACTGCCGCCCGGTACATGCGAACTGCCGAGAGCCTGGCCACCCAAGTCTTCCGACCTACCGGGATGAAGCCGGCTTACGCCTACATCATGCTGGCCCTAGAAGACCGCCATCCCCAGACCGTTACGGACCTAGCCACCACGTTAGGCTACGATCGGTCGTCCATCTACCGAATGATCCAGCGCCTCGCCCAACGGGACTTAGTCCAGATGACCACTATCGGCAAGGCCGCCACCATCGATCTATTACCCGCCAGCGCAGACTTCCTCCGGACCGCAAACCAATGTCTGACGACTTGGGGGCGCCTCACCGATACCAGGTTAGGACCCGATAAAGCCGCCATGACCCACCTACTGACCGTCAATAATGCCAAACTAAGGAGTTAA